From a region of the Paenibacillus sp. R14(2021) genome:
- a CDS encoding class I SAM-dependent methyltransferase, with protein sequence MGDTERLSRVITEAIHRSIRVGWDKLHGPEDGASKERCVTFRDYMAMCLYDERDGYYRSGTIRVGRAGDFYTSSSIGSIMAAKLADFISKLADGQEGRISILEWGAGTGRLSRQLLSAWQTVSPAWFNRMTYSLVDGNPVHLKESRNRLKEQHAEDAAPAVRCLTPEEAEEELRTEREMERAAGTYTILLANELLDAFPVHRVVMRNGKLWELGVGLRTSAANDRLQPSSGAHFREVYMPLSDPRIEDVLRRDGITLREGQILEVNLHAEEWIGQMSRLIGSGSMVLIDYGHEAMELAAPHRMLGTLLCYKDHIARDEPYQLPGEQDMTAHVNFTACMAAAAAAGWRVDYYHTQKQFLVDQGLLSDLMDHTGADPFSEAARNNRAIRQLLLSDTMSETFKVLVLGK encoded by the coding sequence GTGGGAGATACGGAACGTCTAAGCAGGGTAATTACGGAGGCCATTCATCGCAGCATCCGAGTTGGCTGGGATAAGCTCCACGGTCCTGAAGACGGAGCGAGTAAAGAACGATGTGTGACCTTTCGCGATTATATGGCCATGTGTCTATATGATGAGAGAGACGGATACTACCGATCCGGTACGATCCGAGTCGGCAGGGCAGGCGATTTCTATACCAGCTCGTCCATTGGATCCATCATGGCAGCTAAGCTGGCGGATTTTATCAGTAAGCTGGCTGATGGGCAAGAAGGCCGGATCTCCATATTGGAGTGGGGGGCGGGCACTGGGCGCTTGTCCCGGCAGCTGCTGTCGGCATGGCAAACAGTTTCACCGGCATGGTTTAACCGGATGACGTACAGCTTAGTGGACGGAAATCCGGTTCATCTGAAAGAATCGCGGAACCGCCTGAAGGAGCAGCACGCAGAAGACGCCGCACCAGCCGTTCGCTGCCTTACCCCCGAAGAGGCGGAGGAAGAGCTTCGCACAGAAAGGGAGATGGAACGTGCAGCAGGTACATACACCATCCTTCTCGCGAATGAGCTGCTGGATGCCTTCCCGGTTCACCGGGTTGTGATGAGAAACGGGAAGCTGTGGGAGTTGGGAGTTGGTCTGCGTACGAGCGCAGCTAATGATCGGCTACAGCCATCGAGCGGAGCGCACTTTCGTGAGGTGTATATGCCTTTGTCTGACCCGCGCATCGAAGACGTGCTTCGCAGAGACGGAATTACGCTTCGGGAAGGGCAAATCCTTGAGGTCAATTTGCATGCAGAAGAATGGATTGGGCAGATGTCGAGGCTGATTGGCAGTGGGAGCATGGTGCTAATCGATTATGGACATGAAGCGATGGAGCTTGCCGCGCCGCACCGGATGCTGGGGACCCTGCTCTGCTACAAGGATCATATCGCACGCGACGAGCCTTACCAGCTGCCGGGCGAACAGGACATGACTGCTCATGTCAATTTCACTGCTTGCATGGCGGCGGCTGCAGCCGCGGGCTGGCGCGTCGATTATTATCATACCCAGAAGCAGTTTCTGGTTGATCAAGGGCTGCTCTCCGATCTCATGGACCATACCGGAGCTGATCCCTTCAGCGAAGCGGCGAGAAATAACCGGGCCATTCGTCAGCTGCTGCTCAGCGACACGATGAGCGAGACGTTCAAGGTGCTCGTACTGGGCAAATAA
- a CDS encoding DUF2626 domain-containing protein, whose amino-acid sequence MARMFRVLGFWTLVIALMAFAGHMNEMALLFFIQTAVFVLLGYLNFSERTYMLMFWGYMFVSFIGFTYWTVFVMGNPF is encoded by the coding sequence ATGGCACGCATGTTCCGAGTGCTCGGTTTTTGGACACTTGTGATTGCATTGATGGCGTTCGCGGGTCACATGAACGAGATGGCACTCTTGTTCTTTATCCAGACCGCCGTGTTTGTCCTGTTAGGCTATTTGAACTTTTCCGAAAGAACATACATGTTGATGTTCTGGGGATATATGTTTGTCTCGTTCATCGGCTTCACGTATTGGACGGTATTTGTTATGGGGAATCCATTCTAA
- a CDS encoding RsfA family transcriptional regulator, with the protein MTAVRQDAWSPDDDLILAEVTLRHIREGSTQLAAFEEVGERIGRTSAACGFRWNSCVRKRYEDAIQIAKQQRQKRNYMKKQTYAAATPHVSAINVLDTEERAYKNDPLTEESLSIDSVIRFLRQWKGTYQELNRQIKTLERDLREKDEELFTLRELNERLSLEVNNAQTDYRAVNDDYKTLIQIMDRARRLTVLTEEDEAKPRFKMDANGNLERIE; encoded by the coding sequence ATGACAGCAGTCAGACAAGATGCCTGGAGCCCGGATGACGATCTCATCCTAGCCGAAGTCACGCTGCGGCATATTCGTGAAGGCAGTACGCAGCTGGCCGCATTTGAAGAAGTGGGTGAGCGCATTGGCCGTACCTCGGCTGCATGCGGGTTCCGCTGGAACAGCTGTGTCCGCAAGCGCTATGAAGATGCCATACAAATTGCCAAACAGCAGCGCCAGAAACGGAATTATATGAAAAAACAAACGTATGCAGCTGCAACGCCTCACGTGTCCGCCATCAATGTACTGGACACCGAAGAGCGCGCATACAAGAACGATCCGCTTACGGAGGAATCGTTATCCATCGATTCCGTTATCCGTTTCCTGCGTCAGTGGAAAGGAACGTATCAGGAGCTTAACCGCCAGATCAAGACGCTCGAACGCGATTTGCGGGAGAAGGATGAAGAGCTGTTCACGCTTCGCGAGCTTAACGAGCGGCTTTCGCTCGAAGTCAATAATGCGCAAACGGATTATCGAGCGGTCAACGACGATTATAAGACGTTGATTCAAATCATGGACCGGGCGCGCCGTTTAACCGTACTTACAGAGGAAGATGAAGCGAAGCCGCGTTTCAAGATGGACGCCAACGGGAATTTGGAACGAATTGAATAA
- a CDS encoding ketopantoate reductase family protein: MTIIIVGAGALGLLYAARLAQAGEGVTLLTRTEEQAQLISEEGIHYENASGSHARIRVQANTLSRWISDPARPTADWLLLAVKQPHVNEVMLQMLSSLAGPGTPLLALQNGIGHLERLQAALPRSPVFAAVTTEGALRTAGNAVRHTGQGFLAFGNWTKNEENISKPQKMLLKSLLGAGIEAILSNDMENRVYVKLLLNAVINPLTAIFQVKNGDLPQDPFRLQWMRALHEESEVILRGAGFRPDNDTWESLLKVCEATAQNESSMLRDVRSGRVTEIAWINGGIAARAKQLGLPSPMNDAVTALIVALHAS, encoded by the coding sequence GTGACAATCATCATCGTCGGCGCAGGCGCGCTGGGTCTCTTATATGCCGCAAGACTCGCGCAGGCGGGGGAAGGAGTAACGCTGCTCACTAGAACAGAAGAGCAGGCGCAGCTTATATCAGAAGAAGGCATCCATTACGAGAATGCTTCTGGAAGTCATGCTCGCATACGCGTACAGGCAAATACATTAAGCCGCTGGATCTCCGATCCTGCTCGTCCAACTGCGGATTGGCTGCTCCTTGCAGTGAAGCAGCCTCATGTAAATGAGGTAATGCTGCAGATGCTGTCATCGTTGGCTGGGCCCGGAACGCCACTGTTGGCGCTGCAAAACGGCATCGGACATTTGGAGCGCCTGCAGGCTGCGCTTCCGCGATCGCCGGTATTTGCGGCGGTAACGACAGAAGGCGCGCTTCGGACCGCGGGAAATGCCGTAAGGCATACCGGCCAAGGCTTCCTCGCTTTTGGAAATTGGACGAAAAACGAAGAAAACATAAGTAAACCTCAAAAAATGTTGCTAAAATCACTGCTTGGTGCAGGAATTGAAGCGATACTGTCGAATGACATGGAGAACCGGGTATATGTCAAATTACTCCTAAATGCGGTTATTAATCCGCTTACGGCTATATTTCAAGTCAAGAACGGCGATCTGCCGCAGGATCCTTTTCGCTTGCAATGGATGAGGGCGCTTCATGAGGAGAGCGAAGTCATTCTCCGGGGAGCGGGCTTTCGGCCAGATAACGATACATGGGAGAGCCTGTTGAAGGTGTGCGAGGCTACAGCTCAGAACGAATCGTCGATGCTCCGGGATGTCCGAAGCGGCAGGGTAACGGAAATCGCCTGGATCAACGGCGGCATCGCTGCCCGCGCCAAGCAGCTCGGATTGCCCTCGCCAATGAACGATGCCGTTACAGCACTCATTGTTGCGCTGCATGCTTCTTAA
- a CDS encoding DUF3397 domain-containing protein: MQWIWDSVKHVYAFMAILPIVPFVLVYFGSAAITGDRKRAFRTAMDVTTALLIGCVAVLFNVIFNSGFGLYGIMLVLLLGGGLLGNLQYRLKGNISMRRIMRAIWRLGFFLMSFCYVILMLIGIGKSLFSA, encoded by the coding sequence ATGCAATGGATTTGGGATAGCGTTAAACATGTCTATGCATTTATGGCCATTCTTCCTATTGTACCCTTCGTACTTGTTTATTTCGGAAGCGCGGCGATTACCGGAGACCGCAAGCGGGCGTTTCGTACCGCCATGGACGTTACGACGGCGCTGCTGATCGGCTGCGTGGCTGTATTGTTCAATGTGATCTTCAACAGCGGCTTCGGATTGTACGGCATCATGCTCGTTCTGCTGCTCGGCGGCGGGTTACTCGGCAATTTGCAGTACAGGCTGAAAGGAAATATCAGTATGCGCCGCATCATGCGGGCGATCTGGCGGCTTGGATTCTTTCTAATGAGTTTCTGTTATGTGATTCTGATGCTGATTGGCATTGGCAAGAGCCTTTTCAGCGCCTAA
- the bshC gene encoding bacillithiol biosynthesis cysteine-adding enzyme BshC: MRTEPVQLPLGQPVTEAYIKRSHPGVEALFGSHPAEDEHWHRRLNWLGANAAKRVKSDQLADALLKYNNGMNGQSAVLANINAIRAGAPVIVTGQQAGLWTGPLLVIHKAVTVIAAAKDAAQMLGTPVVPVFWIAGEDHDWDEVNHAYVRNGEREMVRMAIQRPKGPRSSVTRTKLQPEVLAEAHKQLSDVLHDTSFKPELLEHLAHAAKHADSLSQLFASVMAWLFGKQGLVLLDSDDAGIRALEAPMFAQIIRRNDELEAAYAKSAAALQELGYPVTADVTAGNANLFLFEAGERTLLQKKDGRFVDRKQTVSRSAEELLDIAANEPQLLSNNVLTRPLMQDYLFPVLGAVLGSGEIAYWSLTGEAFRCLGMEMPLIIPRMSYSLVEQTTEKYMAKYELTFSDVIHRFEDRRAGWLKERDELDIEGRFFAARAEFMTMYQPIMDMSASVEKGLQDLAANNLRRIQEQISFLETKTKDAHARRFQAALRQLDDIAQSLWPEGKPQERVLNMTDFWNRYGSAWLEKLLNAPYHRTGGHYLVYL, translated from the coding sequence ATGAGAACAGAACCGGTTCAGCTGCCTTTAGGCCAGCCTGTCACCGAGGCTTATATAAAACGAAGCCATCCCGGCGTGGAAGCGCTGTTCGGCAGCCACCCGGCCGAGGATGAGCATTGGCACCGCCGATTGAATTGGCTTGGTGCGAACGCCGCTAAGCGCGTGAAGTCCGATCAGCTCGCGGATGCGCTTCTGAAGTATAACAACGGCATGAATGGACAATCCGCCGTTCTTGCCAATATTAATGCTATCCGTGCCGGCGCACCGGTCATTGTAACCGGCCAGCAAGCCGGCTTGTGGACGGGACCGCTTCTTGTTATACATAAAGCGGTCACCGTTATTGCTGCTGCCAAGGACGCCGCACAGATGCTGGGTACGCCTGTTGTTCCCGTCTTCTGGATTGCCGGAGAGGATCATGACTGGGACGAGGTCAATCATGCCTATGTTCGGAATGGCGAGCGTGAAATGGTCCGAATGGCCATACAGCGCCCGAAGGGGCCGCGTTCCTCGGTAACCCGAACGAAGCTTCAGCCCGAAGTGCTGGCGGAGGCGCACAAGCAGCTCAGTGACGTGCTCCACGATACCAGTTTCAAGCCGGAGCTTCTGGAGCATTTGGCACATGCGGCGAAACATGCCGACAGTTTGTCGCAGCTGTTTGCTTCCGTTATGGCCTGGCTCTTCGGCAAGCAGGGACTTGTACTGCTGGATTCCGACGATGCCGGCATTCGTGCACTGGAAGCGCCGATGTTCGCGCAGATCATCAGACGCAACGACGAGCTGGAAGCCGCATATGCCAAGTCCGCGGCTGCGCTGCAAGAGCTTGGCTACCCGGTTACGGCGGACGTGACGGCCGGAAACGCGAATTTATTCCTGTTTGAAGCGGGCGAACGCACGCTGCTGCAGAAGAAAGACGGCCGGTTCGTCGATCGCAAACAAACCGTCAGCCGTTCGGCGGAAGAGCTGCTGGATATCGCAGCGAATGAACCGCAATTGCTGAGCAACAACGTACTAACCCGTCCCCTTATGCAGGATTATTTGTTTCCCGTGCTTGGCGCCGTGCTCGGCTCAGGCGAAATTGCATATTGGTCACTGACAGGCGAAGCCTTCCGCTGTCTTGGCATGGAGATGCCACTTATTATTCCGCGCATGTCCTATTCGCTCGTTGAACAAACGACCGAGAAATATATGGCCAAGTATGAACTGACGTTCAGCGATGTCATCCACCGATTTGAAGATCGCAGAGCGGGGTGGCTCAAGGAGCGGGATGAGCTCGATATCGAAGGCCGATTCTTCGCGGCAAGAGCGGAGTTCATGACGATGTATCAGCCGATTATGGATATGTCGGCTTCCGTAGAGAAGGGACTTCAGGATCTGGCTGCTAACAATCTTCGCCGCATTCAGGAGCAGATTTCGTTCTTGGAGACGAAGACGAAGGACGCGCATGCAAGACGGTTCCAAGCCGCGCTGCGCCAGCTGGATGATATTGCACAGTCTCTATGGCCGGAAGGCAAGCCGCAGGAGCGGGTGCTGAATATGACGGATTTCTGGAATCGGTACGGCTCGGCATGGCTGGAGAAGCTGCTGAATGCGCCGTATCATCGGACCGGCGGCCATTATTTGGTCTATTTATAA
- a CDS encoding adenosylhomocysteinase: MSVNAKQDSIVRDMGLAPDGHLKIDWVAAHMPVLNRIREQFEKEQPFKGLKVAISLHLEAKTAYLAKVVQAGGAEVTITGSNPLSTQDDVCAALVEDGITVFAKYNPEPKEYKELLIKALETKPDLIIDDGGDLVSILHAERPELMENIRGGAEETTTGILRLKAMEKDGSLSFPMVAVNDAYCKYLFDNRYGTGQSVWDGINRTTNLVVAGKTVVVVGYGWCGKGVALRAKGLGAQVIVTEIDAIRAVEAYMDGFTVLPMKEAAKLGDFFVTVTGNRDVIRGEHYEVMKDGAILSNAGHFDVEVNKPELEAMSKSKRVVRRNIEEFKLKDGRSIYLLAEGRLVNLAAGDGHPAEIMDMTFALQAMSLKYVNDAYNEIGKKVVNVPYELDEQVARYKLEAIGTGIDKLTDAQKSYLDSWQEH, from the coding sequence ATGTCAGTGAATGCCAAGCAAGACAGTATCGTTCGCGATATGGGGCTTGCCCCGGACGGACATTTGAAAATCGACTGGGTTGCGGCCCATATGCCTGTGCTTAACCGGATTCGCGAGCAGTTCGAGAAGGAGCAGCCGTTCAAGGGCTTGAAAGTAGCGATTTCCTTGCATTTGGAGGCGAAAACCGCCTATTTGGCGAAAGTCGTTCAAGCGGGCGGCGCCGAAGTTACGATTACGGGAAGCAATCCGCTATCGACGCAGGATGATGTTTGCGCCGCGCTCGTCGAAGACGGCATTACGGTATTCGCGAAATACAACCCGGAGCCGAAAGAATACAAGGAGCTGCTGATTAAAGCGCTCGAAACCAAGCCGGATCTCATTATTGATGACGGCGGCGACCTGGTTTCCATTCTGCACGCGGAGCGTCCCGAGCTCATGGAGAATATCCGCGGCGGAGCGGAAGAGACGACTACCGGCATTTTGCGTCTGAAAGCGATGGAGAAGGACGGCTCACTGAGCTTCCCGATGGTCGCTGTAAACGATGCCTACTGTAAGTACCTGTTCGACAACCGCTATGGAACCGGTCAATCCGTCTGGGACGGCATCAACCGGACGACGAATCTCGTCGTTGCCGGCAAAACCGTTGTCGTCGTCGGCTACGGCTGGTGCGGTAAAGGTGTAGCATTGCGTGCCAAAGGCCTCGGAGCGCAGGTGATCGTGACCGAGATCGATGCGATTCGCGCCGTGGAAGCGTACATGGACGGATTTACGGTGCTTCCGATGAAAGAAGCGGCAAAGCTGGGAGATTTCTTCGTGACCGTAACCGGCAACCGCGACGTCATTCGCGGCGAGCACTACGAGGTGATGAAGGACGGCGCGATTCTGTCCAATGCCGGACATTTCGACGTAGAAGTGAACAAGCCGGAGCTTGAGGCGATGTCCAAGAGCAAGCGCGTCGTTCGCCGCAACATTGAAGAATTCAAGCTGAAGGACGGCCGCAGCATTTATTTGCTGGCTGAAGGGCGCCTTGTGAATCTGGCCGCGGGAGACGGACACCCGGCTGAGATCATGGACATGACGTTTGCCCTGCAGGCCATGTCGCTTAAATACGTGAACGACGCCTACAACGAGATCGGCAAGAAGGTTGTCAATGTGCCGTATGAGCTTGACGAGCAGGTAGCCCGTTACAAGCTGGAAGCGATCGGCACCGGTATCGACAAGCTGACGGATGCGCAGAAGTCTTACCTCGACAGCTGGCAGGAGCACTAA
- a CDS encoding DUF4349 domain-containing protein: MKMGSGWRSKTRFSDSMKSGLLVTSMLLMLAWMLAGCSASNSDSSNMKSANGDMIHTESSSAAEAPAAASMNDGAAADKAANNSTSDASAADAEAGNGAGTSGADSGISTGGETDIARKIIYKGNVVMEVEAYDKAQTSLRNLIHLSGGYLLNFADQKTDAERGGTFTIKVPAAGFDSFLSELGKIKHVSYESSANGTDVTEEYVDLAARLKARQVVEARLLAFMENATKTADLLQISKQLGDVQTEIEQIKGRMRYLDKNVAFSTIELRMYQTTDVSAMTKETKTGFGSRLLNAITGSSRVIYDGVQGLVIFLAGAIPVLAVLAVIGIPSYVIIRGFLRKREKTNPTVLQETPKGPDSLDG; the protein is encoded by the coding sequence ATGAAAATGGGAAGTGGATGGAGAAGCAAAACAAGATTTTCCGATTCCATGAAGAGTGGTCTGCTCGTAACCAGTATGCTGCTTATGCTGGCATGGATGCTTGCTGGATGCTCTGCCAGTAATAGTGACAGCAGTAATATGAAGAGCGCGAATGGCGATATGATCCATACGGAGAGCTCTTCTGCCGCTGAAGCACCCGCCGCAGCGTCGATGAACGATGGTGCAGCGGCAGACAAAGCTGCGAACAACAGCACGTCAGATGCGAGCGCTGCGGATGCAGAAGCAGGCAATGGGGCAGGGACAAGCGGTGCAGACTCAGGAATATCGACAGGCGGCGAGACGGACATTGCCCGGAAAATCATCTACAAGGGCAATGTCGTCATGGAAGTGGAAGCCTATGACAAGGCCCAAACTTCGCTGCGCAACCTCATCCATCTCTCCGGCGGCTATCTGCTGAATTTCGCCGATCAGAAGACGGATGCAGAGCGGGGCGGCACGTTCACGATCAAGGTACCTGCGGCCGGCTTTGACAGCTTCCTTAGTGAGCTGGGAAAGATCAAGCATGTGAGCTACGAGAGCAGTGCGAACGGTACGGACGTCACTGAGGAATACGTCGATTTGGCGGCACGTTTGAAGGCGCGGCAGGTGGTAGAGGCAAGGCTGCTGGCGTTCATGGAGAACGCGACCAAAACAGCGGATTTGCTGCAAATATCGAAGCAGCTGGGCGACGTGCAGACGGAGATCGAGCAGATCAAAGGGCGAATGCGATACTTGGACAAAAACGTCGCGTTCTCAACGATCGAATTGCGTATGTATCAGACGACGGATGTCAGCGCAATGACGAAAGAGACCAAAACTGGGTTCGGCAGCCGATTGCTGAACGCAATTACGGGCAGTTCCCGCGTGATCTATGACGGTGTCCAGGGATTGGTCATTTTCCTGGCAGGCGCGATTCCGGTACTTGCGGTGCTGGCCGTTATCGGAATTCCGTCATATGTAATCATTCGCGGCTTTCTTCGAAAGCGTGAGAAGACGAATCCGACTGTCCTGCAAGAGACACCGAAAGGTCCGGATTCATTGGACGGCTAG
- the mraZ gene encoding division/cell wall cluster transcriptional repressor MraZ has product MFMGEYQHSIDDKGRIIIPVKFREQLGDHFIVTRGLDNCLFVYPQSEWSQLEQKLKSLPMMKSDARAFSRFFFSGATECELDKQGRVNLPNTLCEYAKFDKECIVLGVSNRVEIWSKPIWESYFKQSEETFNDIAEKLVDFDFNF; this is encoded by the coding sequence ATGTTCATGGGCGAATATCAGCACAGCATCGACGACAAAGGCCGCATCATCATTCCTGTCAAATTCCGCGAACAGCTCGGCGACCATTTTATCGTCACGCGCGGTCTGGATAACTGTTTGTTCGTTTACCCCCAGAGCGAGTGGAGCCAGCTGGAACAGAAGCTGAAATCGCTGCCCATGATGAAATCGGATGCGCGTGCGTTCTCCCGGTTCTTCTTCTCCGGCGCGACGGAATGCGAGCTCGACAAACAGGGAAGGGTAAACTTACCGAATACGCTGTGCGAGTATGCCAAGTTTGACAAAGAATGTATCGTGCTTGGTGTTTCGAACCGGGTCGAGATTTGGAGCAAACCGATTTGGGAGAGCTACTTCAAACAATCGGAAGAGACCTTTAACGATATTGCAGAGAAGCTTGTGGATTTTGATTTTAATTTCTAG
- the rsmH gene encoding 16S rRNA (cytosine(1402)-N(4))-methyltransferase RsmH has product MFQHITVLKEEAVDGLAIKPDGIYVDCTLGGAGHSELIASHLGPGGRLIALDQDDWALDNAKVRLAAYMERVTLVKSNFRYLAQVLRDLNIDGVDGVLFDLGVSSPQLDEGERGFSYNHDAPLDMRMDQDGMLTANDIVNTWDDREISRIITNYGEEKFARSIARKIIAAREKAPIETTGELVEIIKSAIPAAARRTGPHPAKRTFQALRIAVNDELGAEEAGLEQTIDVLKPGGRASVITFHSLEDRICKQLFAKFVEKCTCPPDFPMCVCGGGNGKLKLVTRKPIVPSETELEQNPRARSAKLRVAEKL; this is encoded by the coding sequence ATGTTTCAACATATAACGGTGCTCAAGGAAGAAGCGGTTGATGGACTCGCTATTAAGCCGGACGGCATCTACGTGGATTGCACGCTGGGAGGAGCCGGACACAGCGAGCTGATCGCTTCGCATCTTGGTCCCGGCGGGCGTCTCATTGCGCTGGATCAGGACGATTGGGCGCTTGATAATGCGAAAGTACGACTAGCAGCTTATATGGAGCGGGTAACGCTCGTGAAGAGCAATTTTCGATATTTGGCACAAGTATTGCGGGATTTGAACATTGACGGCGTTGACGGCGTATTGTTCGATCTTGGCGTCTCCAGTCCCCAGCTCGACGAGGGGGAACGGGGGTTCAGCTACAATCATGACGCGCCGCTCGATATGCGGATGGACCAAGACGGCATGCTGACGGCCAATGACATCGTCAATACGTGGGATGACCGGGAGATTTCCCGAATCATCACGAATTATGGCGAAGAGAAGTTTGCCAGATCCATCGCCCGCAAAATCATTGCGGCACGAGAGAAGGCGCCGATCGAGACGACAGGGGAGCTTGTGGAGATCATCAAGTCCGCGATTCCGGCAGCAGCAAGGAGAACGGGGCCTCATCCCGCCAAACGGACATTTCAGGCGCTGCGCATTGCAGTGAATGACGAGCTTGGCGCCGAGGAAGCAGGGCTTGAGCAGACGATCGACGTGCTGAAGCCGGGCGGCAGAGCCTCGGTCATTACGTTCCATTCGTTGGAAGACCGGATTTGCAAGCAGTTGTTTGCAAAATTTGTTGAAAAATGCACATGCCCGCCGGATTTCCCGATGTGCGTTTGCGGCGGAGGAAACGGGAAGCTGAAGCTGGTTACGCGTAAGCCGATCGTCCCGAGCGAGACGGAGCTGGAACAGAACCCGAGGGCGCGTTCAGCCAAGCTGCGCGTAGCCGAAAAATTGTAG
- a CDS encoding cell division initiation protein — protein MAYVNGNLALQPKRKPEQKPSFRETKKVVIKRKSLPVQEKLLYLFTILIGVIVAGVIIFRYAQIYQMELQIKELTAKQAVLEKQISTLTSEKERLNDPAVLRGMAMSQNMTDPTDESKPLQVKVPDGADRESASAKK, from the coding sequence ATGGCTTATGTGAATGGGAATTTAGCGCTTCAGCCAAAAAGAAAGCCAGAGCAGAAGCCGTCATTCCGTGAAACGAAGAAGGTCGTCATCAAGCGCAAATCGCTGCCCGTGCAAGAGAAGCTGCTTTATCTCTTCACGATTCTGATAGGCGTGATCGTGGCGGGCGTCATCATTTTCCGCTATGCCCAGATCTATCAGATGGAGCTGCAAATCAAGGAGCTCACGGCTAAGCAGGCCGTGCTTGAGAAACAGATTTCCACATTGACGTCGGAGAAGGAGAGATTGAACGACCCTGCTGTTCTTCGTGGCATGGCTATGTCGCAGAATATGACAGATCCGACGGATGAGAGTAAACCGCTTCAAGTGAAGGTACCAGACGGAGCAGACCGGGAATCTGCTTCCGCCAAGAAATAG